The Streptomyces sp. NBC_00483 genome contains the following window.
CTTGGCCAGGCGGTGCTCCGGCGGATACTTCTGGTACGCCTCGAGCCGCTCGGCCAGCGCCTGTTCGGCACGGGCCGCCGCCCGGTCGCCCACCACCTGCGCGAAGAACGCGAGCGGGATGACGTCCCGGCCGTACAGGTGCTCGCGGTCGTTCACCATCGGCATCAACGGCTCACCGGCGTCGCTCATCACACCAAGGAGCGTGCGCCACAGCGGATCCGCGTTCGGCTGCTTCGTCAGCACCTCGGGCAGCGGCCGGCCCGCCGCCAGGAAGTGCGCGGCGTTCCGTCCCGAGGTGCGCCACAACTCCTCCTGGTAGTGCGGGCCGAAGGAGCCGTGGTTCTCGACGATGAACGTGTCGTACAGGTTCCTCGCGGTGTTGCGCGAGACGCGCACGCCGTCGACGACCGCCGGATTGGCCAGGTCGGCGGGCGGAAGCCCGGCCTCGTTGCGCGACCACGTGCCGTAGCCGGACTCCCAGTCGGCGTGGCGTGGATCGTCGGGGGCCCAGGCCAGGGCGGGCGCGAGGGTCTGCGCGTACAGACCCATCTCCTCCAGCTTGGTGTCACCGACGTGGCCGCCCTTGAGGCCGTTCGGTGTCCAGTCGCCCGAGTCGGGGTCGTCGCCCGTTCCCAACGACGTGGTGTACGCGGCCTGTTCACGCGTGATGGTGTCGATCCGGTCGCGCGTCGTGTCGTCGAGCTCGTCCCACAGGAGGCGCGCGGCGAGCACGAAGTACGACTGGAAGGTGGTGTCGAAGAACAGCTTGCGGCCCCATTCGGTGCCGCCCGTGAGCCGGTTCGACGCCGCGAAGTGCCGGATGGTGGCGAGCGTGCGCGCCTTGAGGGTGTCCCGGTCGATGCCGGCCCGGTCACCGTCGTACGTGCCCTGCGTCAGCAGGACCGCGTTGCCGAGGACGACGGCGAATCCGAAGTCCTTGGCCGTGTAGTGGCCGAGCGTCGCGTCCCACTGGGTCTCGGACCAGCGGGTGTGGTCGAGCAGCACCCGGTGGTACGTGGCCGCGATGCCGTCCGGGGGAGCGGCCGAACGGCCCGCCGCCCGCGCCGGGTTCGTGCCGGCGAGGGCAGGGAGTGCTGCCATGGCGCCGGTGAGGCCGACGGCCTGCAGGAACCTGCGGCGATGGAGCTGCGGGAGGTGGTGCGGCATGGCCAGGACCTCTTTCGCGAATCACGAGACAACGTTGTCAGGTGGAAGGGGCTCAGTATTCGATCTCTGTCGGCGGGCGTCAACGGTCGGACGGGGAGGGCGTGATGGCCTGTACGTGCCCACGGACGAGATCCTGTACGTGCCCGCGGACGAGACGTCGTCCGCGGGCAGGCACAGGCCATCACCGAGGTCAGTCGCGGGTCCGGGTGAGGATCGCGCGGAGTTCGGGCACGGGGAGCTTCGGTTCGCGGTCCGCCGTCAGCAGGCCGTTGACCTCCTGCTCGGTGTCGGTGAACTGGGTGTAGCAGAAGCCGGCGAGCCCCGAGTTCACGGCGGCCCCCACCAGCGAGGACAGCCGCTCGGCGAAGTCCTTGTCGGTGGCGACGGTGTCGTAGCCGAACCACTCGGCGCCCTCGGCCGGTTCGAAGGTGGCGCCGCCGAACTCGCTGAGCACGACCGGCTGCCCCTGGTGGCGCACCCCGTCCAGCGTGAGGCGCCGGACGCCGGGCCACTGCTCGGTCAACTCACCCTGGCGCAGGGACGCATGGCCGTAGCGTTCGCGCAGCACATCGGCGCTCTGCGTGTAGTCGTGCACGCCCCACATGTCACCGGCCGAGATCTCCCAGCCGTCGTTGGAGACGGCGGGCCGCGAGGGGTCGAGGGCCTTCGTCAGGTGGTACAGGGCGTCCATGAAGTGGCGCTGCTCGGGGACGAGCGCCGGATTGGGTGCGGACCAGGATTCGTTGAGGGGAATCCAGGCGACGATCGAGGGGTGACTCAGGTCGCGCGAGACCGCCTCGGTCCACTCGGCGACCACCCGCTCGACGGTGGTCGTGGAGAACGCGTACGCCGACGGCATCTCGCCCCACAGCACGAGGCCGAGCCGGTCCGCCCAGTACAGGAAGCGCGGATCCTCGATCTTCTGGTGGATGCGCAGCCCGTTGAGGCCGATCTCCTTGGCCAGTTCGGCCTCCCGCCGCAGCTCCTCCGCCGACGCCGCGAGGTGCGAGCCCGACCAGTAGCCCTGCTGCAACGCGAGCCGCAGGAAGTACGGCTTGTGGTTGAGCAGGAAGAGTCCGTCGTCCCAGCCGATGTCACGCAGCCCGAGGTACGACGAGACATGATCGACGGCCGCGCCGTCCGCCGCATCGTCGATGTCGACCGTCGCGTCCACGAGGTGCGGGTGCTCCGGGCTCCACAGCACACCGTCCAGGTCCTGGCCGTTGCGCAGCGCGGGCACCGCGATGTCGAACGTCGTCTCCTGTCCTTCGGCGAGGGTCCGCTGGTCGGCGAGGACGCGCCCGCCCAGCGCGAGCCGCACCGACACATGCACGGGCGACGCCGGCCACCCGCTCAGGCGCACCCGGCAGCGGACGCGGGCGTTCGCGACATCGGGAGTCCAGTGCAGCGTCGTCACGTGAAGTTCGGGCACCTCCTCCAGCCACACCGGCTGCCAGATCCCCGAGGTGCGGTGGTACCAGATGACGTGCGGGTCGTGGTGCCAGTCCTGCTTGCCGCGCGGCTGCGTCACGTCGAGCGGCTGGTCCTCCGCGCGCACCACGAGGACGTGCTCGCCGTCCCCGTCGAGCACGTCCGTGACATCGCAGGAGAAGCCGGTGTGTCCGCCCTCGTGCCGGCCGACCAGGCGGCCGTCCACCCAGACCTCCGCACGGTGGTCGACCGCACCGAAGTGCAGAAGCAGGCGGCGGCCCGGGGCGGGCCGTGTCACGTCGATCGTGCGCCGGTACCAGAGCACGGGGTGGAAGCCGGCGTCCCGCGCCCCGGACGCCTCGGACTCGGGCGGGTAGGGCACGGTCACGACGCCGGTGAACGGCGCGGTGACCTCCGGGTCCATCCAGCGCTCCGCGCGGCCGCGGTCGGCGTCGTCACGGGCGAACCGCCACGGACCGCTCAGGTCGTGCCAGTCCGGGGCCCGGACGAGCTGCGGCCGGGGGTGTCCTGCGACGTCGTGGTGGGTGTGAGACAAGGAGAACTCCGGTGGTGTGGTGCGCTGTTCAGGGGACGGGTCGGGGTGTCAGGGCGCGGTGCGGACCGTGGGGGAGCGGAGGTCGACGGCCGTGGCGGCGAAGGCCAGCGGGCCGGGCAGCAGTGGGACGAGCATCGGCATCGCCCACGCGA
Protein-coding sequences here:
- a CDS encoding sugar-binding domain-containing protein, with the translated sequence MSHTHHDVAGHPRPQLVRAPDWHDLSGPWRFARDDADRGRAERWMDPEVTAPFTGVVTVPYPPESEASGARDAGFHPVLWYRRTIDVTRPAPGRRLLLHFGAVDHRAEVWVDGRLVGRHEGGHTGFSCDVTDVLDGDGEHVLVVRAEDQPLDVTQPRGKQDWHHDPHVIWYHRTSGIWQPVWLEEVPELHVTTLHWTPDVANARVRCRVRLSGWPASPVHVSVRLALGGRVLADQRTLAEGQETTFDIAVPALRNGQDLDGVLWSPEHPHLVDATVDIDDAADGAAVDHVSSYLGLRDIGWDDGLFLLNHKPYFLRLALQQGYWSGSHLAASAEELRREAELAKEIGLNGLRIHQKIEDPRFLYWADRLGLVLWGEMPSAYAFSTTTVERVVAEWTEAVSRDLSHPSIVAWIPLNESWSAPNPALVPEQRHFMDALYHLTKALDPSRPAVSNDGWEISAGDMWGVHDYTQSADVLRERYGHASLRQGELTEQWPGVRRLTLDGVRHQGQPVVLSEFGGATFEPAEGAEWFGYDTVATDKDFAERLSSLVGAAVNSGLAGFCYTQFTDTEQEVNGLLTADREPKLPVPELRAILTRTRD